AATTCTTACGAAGAAATCTCTGATTTAATTTCGGAAGAAAAATTTAATGAAAACTTTACTTTGCATGGCTATTTGAATTTTAATGTTGCAGATGAAATTCCTCTGGCATTTATAGGCAATAATATAACCAACTCATATTTTGGCGACGAACTTGCAAATAAAAGAAAATCATTAAGAAACAATAAACAATTTATTCAGAATGAAACTGAATTTAATATGCTTTGTGGAATTCATTATGATGATATTACTCCATATATTAATTTGAATCCAACTTTAAATATAAATTTTATGAGTGAAGAAGTATTAAAAAGTTTTCTGACATATCCACAATTTAAACTAAGTAATGCACTACAGAAAGCTAATACAATAATTTCACTACGGGATTCAAAAGAAATTACACAAGAAGAATTGATTTCTATTTTGGGGATTTCAAAAAATCACGAATTATACTATTATATAGGTAGTAAAACATGGTTCTGGCAAATACATATTACGGGAAAAAATACTTCTTGTAATGTGATTTTAGCGAGAGATCCTGAAGAGGGAACTTTAGGCGAACCTAAGTTTTATTTAATAGAAAAAAAATGGATATAAATAATAAGGCAAAAGATAAAAAACTCTATTTCGTTTCTCCTCTTGAAGTCAGGCATTATATTCTTGATATTCCTGTTACTAAACCTAAATATCAATATAATGCTGTTAAGTTTGCATTGCGTCCTTTATATCCTGGAAATGAGAATTCAACTGTTATTGATTATATTTCCCGGAAAAAAAATATTCTCGGAATTGCTGCTAATTCAAAACGAATAGAAAATCTGAAAGAAGAATACAATTCAATTATTTCTCCTGTTCTCGTTATTTGTCAGATTATTAAAAATGGAATTGTGATTTCTGCTGGTAAAGACTGGTTAGAACTTCAAATAATAAAAGATGGTTTTCCAGTTTTCTTACAATCTTATTCATATAGAATGTATAATAAATGTCTGGAAGATGAGGAACGTCTCTCAACTGAATTTAATTTTACAGAAAAAAATAAATCAGTTTTCCTCTTTGATGTTTCTGCTTCAGATTTGCCGTGTAATTTTAATGAAAGAGGTTTTGTTGTTAAGTATATAGAAAATTATCAGAAAGCCTATAAAATTGATTCTGCTTGTCTTTATATCGAAAGAAAACAAAAAAACAATAAGGTATATCTTCTTGCTCTGATTCCGCTTCTTATTCTTTTAATTCTTCTGGATGTTTCGTATTATAAAAAAAGTAAGACACTAAAGAATGAGGCAATTGAAATTAGAAAAAATTATCAGGCTGCAAAACAGAATATTACAACTTCAAATACAAATAATGAGTTTTTCGAAAGCTCAATTAATAACGTATATTCAATAACAGACATATTAAATGAAATATATAAAACATCAACTTCAATTAGAATTATTTCACTTACATTAAATGATAATAATCTGAAGTTTGAAGCAGAAAACGCAACTGCAATAAAAGTTCTGGATAAGTTATCTGAATCAGCTTTACTTAGTGATGTTGTATTACATCAATCTTTGCCACAGGATAATGGGTTTGAACGTTTTGTAATTTCAGGGAAGATAAAGAATGACTAATAGAGAATCAAAACTTTTAATATTTTTAATTTTCTTCTCAATTGCAGTTTTGTTTTTCTTGACTTTCCAGAATTCATTTTCGGAAATAAAAGAATCTAAACAGACTATAGAAAAATATACAGAGATGACTCAAAAACTTCAGATGAAAAAACAGCCTGAAAATAATAATTCCAAAACTACATCGAATGCAGCGGTTAATCAAATCCAGTCAACCTCTGAAATTACAGATTTAATTATAAAAGATTTAAGAAGGGCAGGGATTGTTCCTTTACGATATCAGATTTCAAAAGACAGTAAAGGAGAATTTATTGAAGTTTCCCTTAGTTGTAGTAATACGCGACTTGTCAATTATTTCAAACAAATGAAGGCCGATATCTATCCTTATACAGTATCTGTATTGAATATAAAAACAGATGCAGATAAGGTAAATGCGTCAATCAGATATTCAGTAAATCCTTCAAAAATTGTGAGTTCAGCATCTGAAAAAAGTTATCCAATTGAACGACTTTTCAGACCTGTCTATAAGAATACTGTAGTTCAAAATTCTGTTGTAGAGACTCCTGCTAAAACAGAAGATAATATTCATTATAATAATGATTATACTTTTATTGGACGTGTAAAAGGTAATGATGGAATTGAATACATGTATTTGAAAAATCCAAATACAAATCGAATCTTAAAAATTGCTCCGAAAGATATTATATCTGAGGATAATGAAAAATATTTGATTTCAACAGGAACTGAAAAATTTTATATCAGGAAGGTAAATTAGTATGAAAAAAAGTCTTTATATTTTAGTAATCTCTTTACTCTTTATAACCGGATGTAAATCTACAAAACCAGTATTACCTGTGGTACAGGGAATGATTTATGATGGAGATAATGAAGCTGTAAGTGATGTAGAAATTTATCTGAACAATCGAAAGAATGCAATATCTGATATTTATGGACATTTCACTTTGTCTGCTATGGATATTGATAAAAAATATGAACTTAAAGCGAAAAAGAAAGGCTATGAAGAAATGTTTATTTCTTTTACATACACAAATCCATCACAGGTTATTTATTTGCGTATGTATTCTTCTCGTGAACTTATTAATTTAGCTGAATCAATGGTTGAACAGAAAAAATATAACGACGCTGAAACTTACTTAATTCGTGCAGAGCAGGCTGGTGGTAGTTACTTGAGCGTTAATTATCTACGAGCTGTAATCTGTGTTTTAAAGTCTGATTATGATACTGCATTAAAATATGCAAATGATATTATTGCTGCAGGTTATGTAGATTCATATATATATATTCTTTTAGCAGATATTTATAAGAACGGTTATTCTGATATAGAAAATGAACAGCTCTATCTTAAAAAAGCCCTTAATCTTTCTTATGATCCTGCAATTCAAAAAAGAATTATTAAAGATTAATGTACTTAAAGTTAATTCTTTGTGTTTTTATTATAGTTTCACTTATTAATTCCTATCTGGATTTAAGAACCATGCATATATCAATTATTCTAAATTATATTGGAATAATTGCTTGTGTGGTTCTATATCTTTTAAATTCTCCTAAATTATTTATAAATAATTTAATGGGGAGTTTAATATTATTTTTTATTTTTATTCTCGTAAGATTAATTGCTCATAAAGGACTTGGCTGGGGAGACATTCATTACAGTATTTTTTGTGGTTTAGTATCGGGAGTCCCTGGTTTTATATTTTCAGCTTTAATGGCATCAATTTCTGGCCTTATTATTTTTTTAATTATAAAAATCAGGATTGGCTCAAAAAGCATAAAACAAATCAGAGTACCGTTTATACCAATGATGTTTTTGGGAACTTGTTTTGGCCTTGTGTTTTTAACTTTATTTTCTAATGTGATATAATATTTTGTTATATTTACTATTCAATACTTGAAAAAGCTAAATAATTGATTTATTAGAAAATTATGATGAATAAAAATATTTATAAAACTATTATAATTTTATTAATTAGTATTTGTTTATTTTCTTGTGCTCAAAATCCTGAGCAGGTTCACAATGAAGGAATCCTTACTGTTGTCAATGCAACAGAAAAAGATTTTGTACATGTCATTTGGAAATTTAATGATGAGGAACAGATATCTCTAGGAACAGATGATATTTATGAAGTTCCAACTAACATGAACACTAAGGGAATCCAATCTAAAAGTGAATATTCGATTACTCTAAAAGAAGGAAAAGGAACTCTATTTTTCTATCTGGCTGATGGCGGGGATGAAATGGAATTGAATGAAGAATTTGAAATAAAGAAAAGTTGTGAAACTGAAATTCTAATTACCAATGAAACTCTTGTAAAATATTATAAAAAGTAAAAAAGGAAAAGTATATGAGTATTAAGAAAATTTTTTTTAATAAAGTGTTTTTAATTTTAATATTTTTAATTTTAGGATTAAGAATTCCTGTTTATGCATATGCTGAAAATGATCAAGGATATCCTCATTCATATGATACTGGCGGAGGTGGCGGAGATGACCATGGTGGAGGAGGTGGTGATGATCACGGAGGAGATGATCAAGGAGGAGATGATCAAGGAGGAGATGATCAAGGAGGAGGCGGTGGGGGTACAAATACACCATCAGATCCTTTAGCTTCTCTTGTAGCTGACGTTCTCTCTCAATTTAGAGATACTGATGGAAATATAGATACGAATAGACCAGAGGTCCGTGATGCAATTAACGGAATCAAGAGTTCCGTACCAGCTGCACAGACATTATCTCAGGAAGCTTTTAATCAAGTTGTTGATTCAGCAGTAAAAAATAATAATTCTGTTACTCAAGGTGATCCAGTTCAAACAAATACTGGTAGTTTTACTACAACAGAAACAGATATTCATTTTGTCTATAATGAAAATGAAATTAAATTTGAAAGAACTTATACAAGCTCAAATAAAAGCAAAGGTTCTTTAGGAACTGGTTGGGAATCATCTATAGATGAATCATTAATTTTTGGAACTCTATATAATATCGAAAATATTTATACTACATATTTAACAAAATACAATCAGTCTTATCAAAAATACCTGGAATTAGCTTCAAAACTTGAAGCGATAAAATCATATGGACAGCAAGTTATGGACCGCAGTGAAGTTTCTTCTAAGTATGAGGCTGTAAAAACAAATCTGAATGGGATGGCAGATGAGTTATATATTTTAAAACAATTAATAAATAATGCTGAAGTTGATTATACAAAAACATTAGATTCTATTGAACGTAATAAATATAACTATAAACTTGGAGTAACAAGACAGGAAACAAATATTGGGTGTGATCGTATTTTATTCCGTACAGGAACTGGACTTACGCGAACCTTTGTTACTACTGACGGAGTAAATTATCAGATGAATGGTATATATGGAGATTATACCTTAATAAAATCTAATGATAAACAGTTTGTTCTTACGACTCCAAAGAAACAAAAAATTACTTTTGATTATTGGGGAAGAAAAGTATCAGAAGAAGATATAAATGGAAATTTGATTAGTTATGAATATGACACAACTTCTGGACTATTAAAAACAATATCCGATAGTTCAAATAGAAAAATAGTTATATATCGAAATCCAAAGGGCAAAATAATTTCAATAGAAGCTCCTGAACAAACATTAATTCAGTTTGCCTATAATTCAAATGAACTCCTTTCTTCTGTAATTGATGCAAAAGGTGATGCTGTTAGATATGAATATAATGGAACTTTGCTTACAAAAATCATTAAACCAGATAATAGTTTCTTAAAATATGAATATGACAATCAGAATAGAATAATTTATACACAGGATGAAGAAGGCAATAGAGAATATTTTACATATGATTCAGCTCTTAAACTTACACAATATACAAATCCTGCAGGGCATGTTATTAAACACTATCATGATGACAGATACAGACAGATAAAAAATGAATATGAAGATGGAACTGAAGAAAGTTATGCTTATGATGAGTATGATAATCTTATAAAATTTACAGATAGACGTGGAAATCAGACATCATATACTTACGATGAAAGAAAGAATAAACTATCTCAAACAGATGCTGATGGAATAACACAAAAATGGACATATAATGAATTCAATAAAGTTACGACATATAAAGCAAAGAATAATAGCCTAACAACTTATAATTATAATTCTCTGGGAAATTTAATATCTGTTATATATCCAGATGGAACAAGCGAAAATTATACATATGACAGTCATGGACGTGTAATTTCACATACAGATTGTAATGGTGGAACAGAATATTATGAATATTATGCAACGGGCAATTTAAAACAGAAAACAGACGCCAATAATAATTCCACATTATATGAATATGATGAACTTGGAAGAGTAACCAAATCAATTAATCCTGAACTAAAAACTATTCAAAATGTATATTATAAAGATGGACAGTTAAAATCAAAAACAGATAGTTATGGCAACTCAGAATTCTTTGAATACAATGAAAGAAAAGATCTGGTAAAGCATATAGATTATGAAGGAAATGAAATCCGGTATGTATATAATCGTAAACACGAAGTAATACGAATCATCGATGCAGAGGGAATTGTAAAAGGCTTTGAATATACACCAGATGGAAAAGTAAAACTTGAGAAAAAAGGAAAACTTCTTGATAAGTATCTAATTTCAAATCCTGTGGATAATGAAAGTGAAAAGCAACTTTACATTATGACAGTAGGAGAAGTTATTGAGTTAGTCGAAAGTGGAGAAGCTGATGATGCAGTAGAAAAAAGACTTGCTTTCTTAAAAAGTCTTAATTCGAAACTTAATCTTGATGATGTTAGTGATGGGGTTGCCTGGCTCATTCATACATCTTATGAATATGATGAAAACGGCTATGTAAAACATACAAAGAATTTAGAAACTGAAGAAGAAATCTTAACAAAATATGACAGCCTGGGTAATCTTGAATGGAAACAGGATGCAGAAGAAAATAAAGAATTCTTTAGTTATGATTCCATGAACCGATTACAGAATTATACAGATTCCTATGGTAATTCAGAATATTTTGGTTATGACAAAATGGGAAATCTGAATTGGCATAAAGATAAAAATGGAAATGAAAGAAGCTGGGAATATAATATTATGAACCGGCTCGAAATAATAATAGATGCAGAGAATAACGAAACACAGCAAATATTTGACTCATGTGGAAGACTTATTAAAAAAATCGATGCATTAGGAAACAAAACAGAATATGATTATGACAAATGTGGCAATTTAATATCACAAAAAGATGCCAACGGTTACATAACAAAATATGGGTATGACAAGAGTGGATTACTAGTTTCTATTACAGATGCAAGAAATAATACAACTTATAAAGGTTATGATAAAAATGGAAGATTAATTTCTGAAACAGATGCAGATGGTAATTCTAAATTCTATACATTAAATAAAAATGGTGTTGTAATTGCTATAAAAGACAGACTGGATAATGAATGGCTATATGAGCTTGATACAAATGGAAAAACAGTAAAAGCCACAGATCCATATGGTGCAGAAACAAGATATGAGTATGACATCAATGGTAATGTCTGTCGCGTAACAGATGCACTGAACTTTGCCTCTTTTATAGAATATGATGTGAAAGGTCGTGTTCTGAATAAAATTGATGCATTAAGTAATGTAACAAAATATGAATATGATAAAAATGGAAATCTCCGTTATGAAACTGATGGCGAAGGAAGAGTTACAGAATATAAATATGATGAATTAAATCGTCTGATAGAAACTGTTAGCTCTGGTGGTGATTCTGTACAATACAAATATGACAATGAAAAAAATGTTACAGAGTTTATAGATGCTAAAGGTGAATCATATAAATATTTGTATGATTCATGTGGAAGAAAAATTGAAGAAACTGACAGGCTTGGAAACAAACAGAAGTATGAATATGATGCTGTAGGAAATCTAATTACAAAAATCGACTTTAACGGGGCTAAAACAAATTATAAGTATGATAAAACTGGTCATCAGATTAAAGTTGAATTTGAAGATGGCAGCAGTAAAGCTTTCAGTTATGATAAAGTATATAATCTTATAACTGCAGAAAATGGAGTCAGAAGTAATAGCTATTCATATGATAATCAGAATCGTATGATAACAAGTAAAGATAATGATATTGGCCAGACAATAAAATATGAATATGATGCAGAAGGTCGTAGAACTAAAATAACTTATCTGGAAGGAAAACGCTATCAAAAATATATTTGGGGTAAAACAGGAAAATTACTTTCAGTAAGAGATAAAGAAGGAAACATCACAGTTTATAGTTATGATAAACTTGGTAGAGAAACTGGCGTTGAATATCCAAATCATGTAAAGGAATCAAGAAAATACGATGCCTCAGGTCGTCTTGTAATGGTAAAAGCAGAGTTACATGGAGCTGTTCTTGGAGCAGAAAGCTATGTATACGATAATTCTGGTAAACGGCTATTTACAGTAAATGAAGGTGGAAAACTAGAAGCCTATACTTATGATGAAAACGGTCGAGTAAACAATGTTTTATACAGTTTCGCTGGTGGAAAAATTTCCAACGACTATGAAGAAAGACTGGAATATGGTCTGTTCCCAGAGTATAAATCAATTGATGATTATACTGATTCAGTTTTGTTAGATTTTGACTTCCCGGAAACATTGGATATAAATAAAGAAGATTTAATAGAAGCAATTCGAAATATTCTTAACTCTAAAAAAGATGTTTATGAAGGCTTTACTGGCAAAAAACTATCCGGTCATGGAACCTGGTGTATTAAACCAGAAGATATAAAGAACTTTGGAAAGTTTATGAGTCCTTCAGGTCGTGAACGCCAGATGCTTGAAGCAGCTTTGGCAAGAATTGTAAATGGAAAAGGTGTATATGGTGGACAAAGCCTTGTATGGGCAGAGAACTATAAATATGATGAAAATGGAAACAGAATTTCTAAAACAAATGGCTGGGGAACATTAAATTATGAGTATGATGCAGAAAATCGCTTAGTAAAAGCTGGAGAACGCACATATACATATGATTTAAATGGAAATCTGATTCAGGAAAATCTTGGAAAAATTGCTACAGCCTATGATTACAATGCAGAAAATCGTGTAGTAGATGTAAATACTCAGGTACAGGGTATGATAGGACACTGGTGTGGCTGGGGTTACTGGGCAGTATATGGACGACAGGAACTTAAAAGCGGTGTTCGATATGAATACGATGCATTAGGCCGCCGAGTTACCCGGGCAGAATATACAACAACAAAATCAAGCTTTTACGGCTGGCAGCGACAATGGACAAGTTCGACTGTAACAGAAAGCCAGTATGACGGACTTGGAATGAATGTGTTGCAGGAGTTTAATGATACCGATTATCATCCGGATTACGGAATGCCATGGGCACCATGGTTCGGCTTTAGTTATATAAGACCTCTGTGGGGTTATTATGCACCGTTTACATTCGGCCGCTGGGATATGTATGTTCCGGCAGGAAAATATACCCCGGTTAGTGAATATATTTATGGAAATAACCTTGTAAGTCGCAGCGACTATGACGAAAAGTATGCCTGGAGCGGAAGATTTACTGGAACAGAATATTACACAACCGACATCCTTGGAAGTGTTATGCTGACAACTGATTCACTAGGACGTGTATCAAACCGCTATAATTACGATGCCTACGGAACCAACTATACCGGTTCGTTCAGCGGCAAAAACAAAATCGGCTACAACAGCAAACACTACGATACCGGGACCGGCTGGTACAACTACGGTTATCGCGATTACGATTCAAAACTGGGCCGTTTCACAACCCAAGATCCAATCCGCGATGGAATGAACTGGTACGCTTATTGTGGCGGAGATCCGATAAATCTTATTGATTTGTGGGGGTTGTTTACTGAAAGTGATCTTAATCTGGCTGGAGTTCCTTCTCAGTATAGAGATTTGTTAATAGCACAATATAACAATAGTCATTTATTAGGATCTGGTGAGCAATTAGCATCAAATATGGAAGCTTTGGTAGGGTCAAATTATGTTTGGGGTGGAAATTCTCCTGAAGATGGTGGTATGGATTGCTCTGGTTCATTAATTTATGGTATTAATCAGATGGGGAATAATGTTTCTGATCAAACTGCTGCTCAATTATATAATCTTACAAGTTCAGTAAGTGGAGAAATTCAACCAGGTGATTTACGATTTTTATCTGATAGTAATGGCAATATTAATCATGTTCAGACTATTGTGGGGGAAGATGGATCAAGGGTAAATGCAACCGGTGGTCCTGAAAATACAATTGATAATCCTGGAACTATTGAATTATTACCAGGTCCATTACCTAATTCAGGAGAAATCCGAAGATTAAATTTTAGATAAGGAAATAAAATGAAAAAGAATTTTTTATTGTTAATAACATTATTTGTTATAATAATAAACTGCAATGCAAATGAAAAAAAAGAAAGTTATTTACAATCTTTCTTTGCTGATAATCAGTATAAAACAGATTATTATAATTTTAATGATTTAAATATATGTTTTTCATATATTTATGCTAAAAATTCTAGTGCAATAATAAATAAGGGTGTATTTTATTATTATTTAGAAAATAAAATATATCCTGTATTAATTATTGAAAATGAAAAGATTTTCAATAATTCAAAATTACTGTTTCAAGGCATGATACAAACACAAAAATTTTATGGATATAAAGTAAAAGTTATAGAAAAAAATAAATGTATAACAACAGAATTTTATACAAATGAAGGAAAAAATGTCACTGACGGTCCTACATTTCTATGGAATACAAAAAATCAAACATTTTCAATATATGAAGTTGATCGAAGTCAATGGTAATTTTTTAATATATACTTTAGAAAATGAGATAATTTCATGGAAACCTGATTCAGGAAAATCTTGGAAAACTTGCTACAGCCTATGATTACAATGCAGAAATCGTGTAGTAGGTGTAAATACTCAGGTACAGGGGATGATAGGACACTAGTGTGGTCCTTGGAAGTGTTATGCTGACAACAGATTCACTGGGACGTGTATCAAACCGCTATAATTACGATGCCTACGGAACTAACTACACAGGTTCGTTTAGCGGCAAAAACAAAATTGGCTACAACAGTAAACACTACGATACCGGCACCGGCTGGTACAACTACGGTTACCGCGACTACGATTCAAAACTAGGCCGTTTCACAACCCAGGACCCAATCCGCGATGGAATGAACTGGTATGCTTACTGTGGCGGGGATCCGATTAATTATGTGGATTTGTGGGGATTATTTTCTGAGAGTGATAAATCAACTCGTTATACAGATAATATTATACAATATAGAATTCCGGATGGAAATGGATCGAGAATTGAAAAAAATAGAGCAAAAACAACTGGTATTGTAATTCACTATACAGCAGGTGTTCAAATAGGAAAAGATGGTAAAGAATATGCTCAAACTCCTAAAGAAACAATTGATTATTGGATTGGTGCTGAATCAATAAATGCTCATTTTGTTATTGGTGAAAACGGAGATATATATCAAGCACTTCCGAAACAAGAAATTGGTCAACATGCAGGAAATGGTGGGCCTTATACAATTCAGCCTGGTATAGTTGAAAAATTAGGAGGGCATCCGAATGCAAGAACAGTAGGAATAGAAATGGAAAATATTGATTCCAAGGGAACTATTACTGAACAAACAAAAAATGCAACAATCCAATTAACTGCAGAATTATGTGTTGAATATGGGTTAGATCCACAAAAAGATGTTTATAGGCATTATGATATTACAAATAAGCCTTGTCCAAAAAATTATGTCGACAACCCTGATTCATGGAATGATTTTAAAAATCAAGTTGAAAAAGAAATTAACAAAATAAAAAATAAAATATAGGGAGTTGATATGAA
The Treponema bryantii DNA segment above includes these coding regions:
- a CDS encoding RHS repeat-associated core domain-containing protein, yielding MSIKKIFFNKVFLILIFLILGLRIPVYAYAENDQGYPHSYDTGGGGGDDHGGGGGDDHGGDDQGGDDQGGDDQGGGGGGTNTPSDPLASLVADVLSQFRDTDGNIDTNRPEVRDAINGIKSSVPAAQTLSQEAFNQVVDSAVKNNNSVTQGDPVQTNTGSFTTTETDIHFVYNENEIKFERTYTSSNKSKGSLGTGWESSIDESLIFGTLYNIENIYTTYLTKYNQSYQKYLELASKLEAIKSYGQQVMDRSEVSSKYEAVKTNLNGMADELYILKQLINNAEVDYTKTLDSIERNKYNYKLGVTRQETNIGCDRILFRTGTGLTRTFVTTDGVNYQMNGIYGDYTLIKSNDKQFVLTTPKKQKITFDYWGRKVSEEDINGNLISYEYDTTSGLLKTISDSSNRKIVIYRNPKGKIISIEAPEQTLIQFAYNSNELLSSVIDAKGDAVRYEYNGTLLTKIIKPDNSFLKYEYDNQNRIIYTQDEEGNREYFTYDSALKLTQYTNPAGHVIKHYHDDRYRQIKNEYEDGTEESYAYDEYDNLIKFTDRRGNQTSYTYDERKNKLSQTDADGITQKWTYNEFNKVTTYKAKNNSLTTYNYNSLGNLISVIYPDGTSENYTYDSHGRVISHTDCNGGTEYYEYYATGNLKQKTDANNNSTLYEYDELGRVTKSINPELKTIQNVYYKDGQLKSKTDSYGNSEFFEYNERKDLVKHIDYEGNEIRYVYNRKHEVIRIIDAEGIVKGFEYTPDGKVKLEKKGKLLDKYLISNPVDNESEKQLYIMTVGEVIELVESGEADDAVEKRLAFLKSLNSKLNLDDVSDGVAWLIHTSYEYDENGYVKHTKNLETEEEILTKYDSLGNLEWKQDAEENKEFFSYDSMNRLQNYTDSYGNSEYFGYDKMGNLNWHKDKNGNERSWEYNIMNRLEIIIDAENNETQQIFDSCGRLIKKIDALGNKTEYDYDKCGNLISQKDANGYITKYGYDKSGLLVSITDARNNTTYKGYDKNGRLISETDADGNSKFYTLNKNGVVIAIKDRLDNEWLYELDTNGKTVKATDPYGAETRYEYDINGNVCRVTDALNFASFIEYDVKGRVLNKIDALSNVTKYEYDKNGNLRYETDGEGRVTEYKYDELNRLIETVSSGGDSVQYKYDNEKNVTEFIDAKGESYKYLYDSCGRKIEETDRLGNKQKYEYDAVGNLITKIDFNGAKTNYKYDKTGHQIKVEFEDGSSKAFSYDKVYNLITAENGVRSNSYSYDNQNRMITSKDNDIGQTIKYEYDAEGRRTKITYLEGKRYQKYIWGKTGKLLSVRDKEGNITVYSYDKLGRETGVEYPNHVKESRKYDASGRLVMVKAELHGAVLGAESYVYDNSGKRLFTVNEGGKLEAYTYDENGRVNNVLYSFAGGKISNDYEERLEYGLFPEYKSIDDYTDSVLLDFDFPETLDINKEDLIEAIRNILNSKKDVYEGFTGKKLSGHGTWCIKPEDIKNFGKFMSPSGRERQMLEAALARIVNGKGVYGGQSLVWAENYKYDENGNRISKTNGWGTLNYEYDAENRLVKAGERTYTYDLNGNLIQENLGKIATAYDYNAENRVVDVNTQVQGMIGHWCGWGYWAVYGRQELKSGVRYEYDALGRRVTRAEYTTTKSSFYGWQRQWTSSTVTESQYDGLGMNVLQEFNDTDYHPDYGMPWAPWFGFSYIRPLWGYYAPFTFGRWDMYVPAGKYTPVSEYIYGNNLVSRSDYDEKYAWSGRFTGTEYYTTDILGSVMLTTDSLGRVSNRYNYDAYGTNYTGSFSGKNKIGYNSKHYDTGTGWYNYGYRDYDSKLGRFTTQDPIRDGMNWYAYCGGDPINLIDLWGLFTESDLNLAGVPSQYRDLLIAQYNNSHLLGSGEQLASNMEALVGSNYVWGGNSPEDGGMDCSGSLIYGINQMGNNVSDQTAAQLYNLTSSVSGEIQPGDLRFLSDSNGNINHVQTIVGEDGSRVNATGGPENTIDNPGTIELLPGPLPNSGEIRRLNFR
- a CDS encoding N-acetylmuramoyl-L-alanine amidase; protein product: MLTTDSLGRVSNRYNYDAYGTNYTGSFSGKNKIGYNSKHYDTGTGWYNYGYRDYDSKLGRFTTQDPIRDGMNWYAYCGGDPINYVDLWGLFSESDKSTRYTDNIIQYRIPDGNGSRIEKNRAKTTGIVIHYTAGVQIGKDGKEYAQTPKETIDYWIGAESINAHFVIGENGDIYQALPKQEIGQHAGNGGPYTIQPGIVEKLGGHPNARTVGIEMENIDSKGTITEQTKNATIQLTAELCVEYGLDPQKDVYRHYDITNKPCPKNYVDNPDSWNDFKNQVEKEINKIKNKI
- a CDS encoding prepilin peptidase — encoded protein: MYLKLILCVFIIVSLINSYLDLRTMHISIILNYIGIIACVVLYLLNSPKLFINNLMGSLILFFIFILVRLIAHKGLGWGDIHYSIFCGLVSGVPGFIFSALMASISGLIIFLIIKIRIGSKSIKQIRVPFIPMMFLGTCFGLVFLTLFSNVI